The following coding sequences lie in one Vicinamibacterales bacterium genomic window:
- a CDS encoding sigma 54-interacting transcriptional regulator, protein MSIAIPPETESPSRSPVHFDLGTGRSSGEIRKLTSLLEISQALADATHFRASLLRVIQTLEKSHDAVRGAVAMTQAEQAPLEVVAAAGTGRERSGPAGVPGGTLARQVLATGRPVIIPRATREPALADSRRDNNEWTFVCVPLMLNRRAVGVLCVDLRFKADRDYERTGKFFGVVASMIAHAIKVQRLLEADRARLVQENVRLQGELRERYDFSQILGTSRAMHAVCEQMMQVARSNATVLIRGESGTGKELIAQAIHYNSQRSAKPFVKVSCAALPDTLIESELFGYEKGAFTGATNRKAGRFERADGGTLFLDEIGDINPSVQVKLLRVLQEREFERLGGIEPVRVNVRLITATNKPLEEAIAAGAFREDLLYRLNVFTLFVPPLRERKTDILLLADHFLERLAADHRKRIRRISTPAIDMLMAYHWPGNVRELQNVIERAVLVCDGDVVHAHHLPPTLQMADTSEAAATQPLTTALAAYEKDLIQDALKMARGNRAKAARLLHATARIVNYKIQKYRIDWRRFR, encoded by the coding sequence ATGTCCATCGCGATACCTCCCGAGACCGAATCCCCGTCGAGAAGTCCGGTGCACTTCGACCTCGGCACCGGCCGATCGTCCGGCGAAATCCGCAAGCTGACCTCGCTGCTCGAGATCAGCCAGGCGCTGGCCGACGCCACCCACTTTCGGGCGTCGCTGCTGCGCGTGATCCAGACGCTCGAGAAATCGCACGACGCCGTGCGCGGCGCCGTGGCGATGACGCAGGCGGAGCAGGCGCCGCTCGAGGTCGTCGCGGCGGCCGGCACGGGGCGCGAGCGTAGCGGTCCCGCCGGCGTTCCGGGAGGGACGCTCGCCCGCCAGGTGCTGGCTACCGGCCGGCCGGTCATCATCCCGCGCGCCACCCGCGAGCCGGCCCTGGCCGACTCCCGCCGCGACAACAACGAGTGGACGTTCGTCTGCGTGCCCTTGATGCTCAATCGCCGCGCCGTCGGCGTGCTGTGCGTCGATCTGCGCTTCAAGGCCGACCGCGACTACGAGCGCACCGGCAAGTTCTTCGGTGTCGTCGCGTCGATGATCGCGCATGCGATCAAAGTGCAGAGGCTGCTCGAAGCCGACCGCGCGCGCCTCGTGCAGGAAAACGTCCGGCTGCAGGGAGAGCTGCGCGAGCGCTACGACTTCTCGCAGATCCTCGGCACCAGCCGCGCCATGCACGCCGTCTGCGAGCAGATGATGCAGGTGGCGCGCAGCAACGCCACGGTGCTCATTCGCGGCGAGTCCGGCACCGGCAAGGAGCTCATTGCGCAAGCCATTCACTACAATTCGCAGCGATCCGCCAAGCCCTTCGTCAAGGTGAGCTGCGCGGCGCTCCCAGACACGCTGATCGAGTCGGAGCTGTTCGGCTACGAGAAGGGGGCGTTCACCGGCGCGACGAACCGCAAGGCCGGCCGCTTCGAGCGGGCCGACGGCGGCACGCTGTTCCTCGACGAGATCGGCGACATCAACCCCTCCGTCCAGGTCAAGCTGCTGCGGGTGCTGCAGGAGCGCGAGTTCGAGAGGCTGGGCGGCATCGAGCCGGTACGGGTCAACGTGCGCCTGATCACCGCGACCAACAAGCCGCTCGAGGAGGCCATCGCCGCCGGCGCCTTCCGCGAGGATCTGCTTTACCGCCTCAACGTCTTCACCCTGTTCGTGCCGCCGCTGCGCGAGCGCAAGACCGACATCCTGCTGCTCGCCGATCACTTCCTCGAGCGCCTCGCCGCCGATCACCGCAAGCGCATCCGCCGCATCTCGACGCCGGCGATCGACATGCTGATGGCCTACCACTGGCCGGGCAACGTGCGCGAACTGCAGAACGTGATCGAGCGCGCCGTGCTCGTCTGCGACGGCGACGTCGTCCACGCGCACCACCTGCCGCCGACGCTACAGATGGCCGATACCAGCGAGGCCGCCGCGACGCAGCCGCTGACGACGGCGCTCGCCGCCTATGAGAAGGATCTCATCCAGGACGCGCTGAAGATGGCGCGCGGCAACCGCGCCAAGGCCGCCCGCCTGCTGCACGCCACCGCCCGCATCGTCAATTACAAGATCCAGAAGTATCGCATCGACTGGCGACGGTTCCGGTAG
- a CDS encoding SLC13 family permease yields the protein MTIPADDPRAHATPPAIVMLSSRRFLLACAVTAAAILLAGHVIAMPVGLLAAEVLATILALFALGSFRYQLHKNALTYGMLLVIVATFCRLRTSAWHEELAAIGWSHWLQRHLFSFSGLDDLLHADTMLFILGLTLFVAVMAQTRLLEGVTYVLLRRYRGAIEPTVIAVTAAVAVASGIFGGVSMISLTIRTQVIILMLASVPIAQTRFAIMLCTAVTTICGVFSAYGEPPNLIMKANLAPHLGNDFFLFYCGPVAVVSYLMVAWQLRRKLRGRRIDLAEMDIIDANVADVRFLQATRHGEVLTPIELIEQHVDALGDAVEGLLNRVRHGESIGIALVREAVPEPIRRQLLGHFVSEDLADALDRHYVLAAAGDREGALRAERVVDTVVDDLGIRRRSAQRFGGLAIIPFAVVLVLHGLEPRVPLFVSSFVAFAFALPAIADIPRMRALAWREARSEYAEYYFLFPLFISITLLTAAGFFSTIEATVQHGATVLGAAPVALAQFTGSTFLSAILDNNIVADFASRGLHGLDLHLVQLFAMSQIAGYALGGCWTHIGSAQSVVAYAFIQREVDTHFTPVGWIKEITPAILQIFGAIAALICVESVVLRWWHG from the coding sequence ATGACGATCCCAGCCGACGACCCTCGAGCGCATGCGACGCCGCCAGCGATCGTCATGCTGTCATCCCGGCGTTTCCTGCTCGCCTGCGCGGTGACGGCGGCGGCGATTCTGCTCGCCGGCCACGTCATCGCGATGCCGGTCGGGCTGCTGGCGGCCGAGGTGCTGGCCACGATCCTGGCGCTCTTCGCACTCGGTTCGTTCCGCTACCAGCTGCACAAGAACGCCTTGACCTACGGCATGCTGCTGGTCATCGTGGCGACCTTCTGCCGGCTGCGGACCTCGGCCTGGCACGAGGAGCTGGCGGCGATCGGCTGGTCGCACTGGCTGCAGCGGCATCTGTTCTCGTTCAGCGGCCTCGACGACCTGCTGCACGCCGACACGATGCTGTTCATTCTCGGGCTGACGCTGTTTGTCGCCGTCATGGCCCAGACCCGCCTGCTCGAGGGGGTGACCTACGTGCTGCTGCGGCGCTACCGCGGCGCCATCGAGCCGACGGTGATCGCGGTGACGGCGGCCGTCGCCGTGGCTTCGGGCATCTTCGGCGGCGTGTCGATGATCAGCCTGACCATCCGCACGCAGGTCATCATCCTGATGCTGGCGTCGGTGCCGATCGCCCAGACCCGCTTCGCGATCATGCTCTGCACGGCGGTGACCACGATCTGCGGCGTCTTCTCCGCCTACGGCGAGCCGCCCAATCTGATCATGAAGGCCAATCTCGCGCCGCATCTGGGTAACGATTTCTTCCTGTTCTACTGCGGGCCCGTGGCGGTGGTGTCGTATCTGATGGTGGCATGGCAGCTGCGCCGCAAACTGCGCGGCCGGCGCATCGACCTGGCGGAAATGGACATCATCGACGCCAACGTCGCCGACGTCCGCTTCCTGCAGGCGACCCGGCACGGCGAAGTCCTCACGCCGATCGAGCTGATCGAACAACACGTCGACGCCCTCGGCGACGCCGTCGAGGGCCTGCTGAACCGCGTGCGTCACGGCGAGTCGATCGGCATCGCGCTCGTGCGTGAGGCCGTGCCCGAACCGATCCGCCGGCAGCTGCTCGGGCATTTCGTCAGCGAGGATCTCGCCGACGCGCTCGATCGGCACTACGTGCTGGCCGCCGCCGGCGACCGGGAAGGGGCCCTGCGCGCCGAACGCGTCGTCGACACGGTCGTCGACGACCTCGGCATCCGTCGGCGCAGCGCTCAGCGCTTCGGCGGGCTGGCCATCATTCCCTTCGCCGTGGTGCTCGTCCTGCACGGCCTCGAGCCGCGCGTGCCGCTGTTCGTGTCGTCGTTTGTCGCCTTCGCCTTCGCCCTGCCGGCGATCGCCGACATTCCACGGATGCGGGCGCTTGCCTGGCGCGAGGCCCGCAGCGAATACGCCGAGTACTATTTCCTGTTCCCGTTGTTCATCTCGATTACCCTGCTGACCGCCGCCGGCTTCTTCTCGACCATCGAGGCGACCGTGCAGCACGGCGCGACCGTGCTCGGGGCCGCGCCGGTCGCCCTGGCCCAGTTCACCGGCTCAACGTTCCTTTCGGCGATTCTCGACAACAACATCGTCGCCGACTTTGCCTCCCGAGGACTCCACGGCCTCGACCTCCACCTCGTACAGCTCTTCGCCATGTCGCAGATCGCCGGCTACGCGCTCGGCGGCTGCTGGACCCACATCGGGTCGGCGCAGTCGGTCGTCGCCTATGCGTTCATTCAGCGCGAAGTTGACACCCACTTCACGCCGGTGGGTTGGATCAAGGAAATCACGCCGGCCATCTTGCAGATCTTCGGCGCCATCGCGGCCCTCATTTGCGTCGAAAGCGTCGTCCTCCGGTGGTGGCACGGCTGA
- the amt gene encoding ammonium transporter, with protein sequence MNPEMKVALDTIWVLLTAFLVFFMNAGFAMFESGLCRSKNTVNLLAENFVVFAVSALAFWVAGFALMFGDGNLLVGLSGWLLRGADNSPLSGGAYAGVYHALAGAGVPLAAKFLFQLVFAGTAATIVSGGVAERIKFSAFLLFSFVLVAVIYPMTGHWVRGGWLERAGFVDFAGATVVHSVGGWAALSGIMLLGPRLGKYRPNGDAVPVPAHNMMAATLGAFILWLGWFGFNAGSTMAADPEAIARIALNTGLAGAAAGVAATVVAWLLLGKPDLSLILSGTLTGLVAITAACNAVSTVGAVVIGLLAGPLAIYSVLFFEKLKLDDPVGALSVHLVGGVFGTLSVGFFATSGGLFMGGGFGRTATQAMGIAAVGAATFTLTFITWALLRATLGIRVSPDEEQIGLDVSEHGIEAYAAFMKVPRE encoded by the coding sequence ATGAATCCCGAGATGAAGGTGGCGCTCGACACGATCTGGGTGTTGCTGACGGCGTTCCTCGTGTTCTTCATGAACGCCGGATTCGCGATGTTCGAGAGCGGCCTCTGCCGCTCGAAGAACACCGTCAACCTGCTCGCCGAGAACTTCGTCGTCTTCGCGGTCTCGGCGCTGGCCTTCTGGGTGGCGGGATTCGCGTTGATGTTCGGCGACGGCAACCTGTTGGTCGGTCTGTCGGGATGGCTGCTGCGCGGCGCCGACAACAGTCCGCTGAGCGGCGGCGCGTATGCCGGCGTCTACCATGCGCTGGCCGGCGCGGGCGTGCCGCTCGCCGCGAAGTTTCTCTTTCAGCTCGTGTTCGCCGGCACCGCCGCCACCATTGTCAGTGGCGGGGTCGCCGAGCGGATCAAGTTCAGCGCGTTCTTGCTCTTCTCGTTCGTGCTGGTGGCGGTGATTTATCCGATGACGGGGCACTGGGTGCGCGGCGGCTGGCTCGAGCGCGCCGGCTTCGTCGACTTCGCCGGCGCCACCGTCGTGCACAGCGTCGGCGGCTGGGCGGCGCTGAGCGGGATCATGCTGCTCGGGCCGCGGCTCGGCAAGTACCGGCCCAACGGCGACGCCGTGCCGGTGCCGGCGCACAACATGATGGCGGCGACGCTCGGCGCCTTCATCCTCTGGCTTGGCTGGTTCGGCTTCAACGCCGGCAGCACCATGGCCGCCGATCCCGAGGCCATCGCACGGATCGCGCTCAATACGGGCCTGGCTGGGGCCGCCGCCGGCGTGGCTGCCACCGTCGTCGCCTGGCTGCTGCTGGGCAAGCCGGACTTGAGCCTGATTCTGAGCGGGACGCTGACCGGGCTGGTGGCGATCACCGCCGCGTGCAATGCCGTGAGCACGGTGGGCGCGGTGGTGATCGGGCTGCTCGCCGGTCCGCTGGCGATCTACTCGGTGCTGTTCTTCGAGAAACTGAAGCTCGACGATCCGGTGGGCGCGCTGAGCGTGCACCTGGTGGGAGGCGTCTTCGGCACGCTGAGCGTCGGCTTCTTCGCCACCAGCGGCGGCCTGTTCATGGGCGGCGGCTTCGGGCGGACGGCGACGCAGGCGATGGGCATCGCGGCGGTCGGCGCCGCCACGTTCACCTTGACCTTCATCACCTGGGCTCTGTTGCGCGCCACCCTCGGGATTCGTGTCTCGCCCGACGAGGAACAGATCGGCCTCGACGTCAGCGAACACGGCATCGAAGCCTACGCCGCCTTCATGAAAGTCCCGCGCGAGTAG
- a CDS encoding ammonium transporter, whose protein sequence is MNRRAGLICRLAFAFVMMLAIVPAVTTETVTAQAPAAGVGDPSGANTGTASDVTVKDAKNPTLGEVMTTVGHNKISINFVWTLITGFLVMFMQAGFALVETGFTRAKNAGHTMSMNFMVYALGMLGYWVCGFALHMGGVGAVATLGGTPPLNHEVAITLLGKSFGLFGLKGFFLSGSTYDVGVFALFLFQMVFMDTAATIPTGSMAERWKFSAFCVFAFFMGGFVYPIYANWVWGGGWLSALGTNFGLGHGHVDFAGSSVVHMVGGVAALAGAIVLGPRLGKYDAQGKPRAMAAHHLPMAILGTFILAFGWFGFNPGSTLAGTDLRIAVVATNTMLASAGGAFSAMLYMWLVYGKPDPGMLVNGMLAGLVAITAPCAFVTAPAAVLIGLISGVLVIWAAFFIERTLKIDDPVGAIAVHGVNGAWGVLSLGLFADGSYGDGWNGVAGTVTGLFYGAPKQFVAECIGVLACAIWVFVTFYIFFKIVDAIIGNRVPAEVELAGLDIPEMGVLAYPEFTLKAGE, encoded by the coding sequence ATGAACAGACGCGCTGGCCTTATCTGTAGATTGGCGTTCGCCTTCGTGATGATGCTGGCGATCGTGCCGGCGGTCACGACCGAGACGGTGACGGCGCAGGCGCCGGCGGCTGGTGTGGGCGACCCGAGCGGCGCCAACACCGGGACGGCGAGCGACGTGACGGTGAAGGACGCCAAGAACCCGACGCTCGGCGAAGTCATGACCACGGTCGGGCACAACAAGATCTCGATCAATTTCGTCTGGACGCTGATCACCGGCTTCCTCGTCATGTTCATGCAGGCCGGGTTTGCGCTGGTCGAGACCGGTTTCACCCGCGCCAAGAACGCCGGCCACACCATGTCGATGAACTTCATGGTCTACGCCCTCGGCATGCTCGGCTACTGGGTTTGCGGCTTCGCGCTGCACATGGGAGGCGTCGGCGCGGTGGCGACGCTCGGCGGCACGCCGCCGCTCAATCACGAGGTGGCGATCACGCTCTTGGGCAAGTCGTTCGGCCTGTTCGGGCTGAAGGGCTTCTTCCTCTCCGGCTCGACCTACGACGTCGGCGTCTTCGCCCTGTTCCTCTTCCAGATGGTGTTCATGGACACGGCGGCGACGATTCCGACCGGCTCGATGGCCGAACGCTGGAAATTCTCGGCTTTCTGCGTGTTCGCCTTCTTCATGGGCGGATTCGTCTATCCGATCTACGCCAACTGGGTGTGGGGCGGCGGCTGGCTGTCGGCGCTGGGCACCAACTTCGGTCTCGGCCACGGCCACGTCGACTTCGCCGGATCCTCGGTCGTGCACATGGTCGGCGGCGTCGCCGCCCTGGCGGGGGCGATCGTCCTCGGTCCGCGCCTCGGCAAGTACGACGCGCAGGGCAAGCCGCGCGCGATGGCCGCGCATCACTTGCCGATGGCGATTCTCGGCACGTTCATCCTCGCCTTCGGCTGGTTCGGTTTCAATCCCGGCTCGACGCTTGCCGGCACCGACCTGCGCATCGCCGTCGTCGCCACCAACACCATGCTGGCGTCAGCGGGCGGCGCCTTCTCGGCGATGCTCTACATGTGGCTGGTCTACGGCAAGCCGGACCCCGGCATGCTGGTCAACGGCATGCTCGCCGGACTCGTGGCGATCACCGCGCCGTGCGCGTTTGTGACCGCCCCGGCCGCGGTGCTGATCGGGCTCATCTCGGGTGTGCTCGTCATCTGGGCGGCCTTCTTCATCGAGCGGACGCTCAAGATCGATGACCCGGTCGGCGCCATCGCCGTCCACGGCGTGAACGGCGCGTGGGGCGTGCTCTCGCTCGGCCTGTTCGCCGACGGTTCGTACGGCGACGGCTGGAACGGCGTCGCCGGGACGGTAACCGGTCTTTTCTACGGCGCGCCGAAGCAGTTCGTCGCCGAGTGCATCGGCGTGCTGGCGTGCGCGATCTGGGTCTTCGTCACCTTCTACATCTTCTTCAAGATCGTCGATGCCATCATCGGCAACCGCGTGCCGGCCGAGGTTGAACTCGCCGGCCTCGACATCCCCGAAATGGGCGTGCTCGCGTATCCCGAGTTCACGCTGAAGGCCGGGGAGTAG